Proteins encoded in a region of the Diadema setosum chromosome 7, eeDiaSeto1, whole genome shotgun sequence genome:
- the LOC140230827 gene encoding uncharacterized protein, with protein MASSSCRLLQLRQARTLVEAVTDENVSLIISLLEEGSAAPNLILPSEGVSPFHLAVGSESRHALHMTLLFLEHGGDPNVRSTEGLTPVHVAASWGRFQALEVLLRNGGDPSLQDEDGNTASSMARTNGHWDCINLLESWLVDLEEGEEEEEEEALVDTRQMREELEMAPSSWQTLSRENTSGSDPYNENDWQSFSRDESTQGCTIETTHSQLSPTSRSNQEAYNVTNDATWSPCSVTSSIISSTDGDTVTKSCLNDLDTVRDEDSVDWEIMFPKHETALTDTLTSSYVENTLDCALESFSISNYSLRSRNSSSPSGNSSSTKQVVQSECPSNVSNVVVAHESPYRSDCNDNCLSDDGSPQEKVIDREGSIDSNDSKDLSDSNAENDNNASWGDGMHGGIGLDVTSPDHTVFFSKAKARDRRRTMATSLHRPLPHLSQAEDDYEEESPDSYSSSSPEDAISDEESQLSDDPQDAERCGQEAAGHLCVGSSEVPAAQDQTPPTESAASGPEISVNPLSEDASGPSEETHPESSDSSAISFHTAVDPEQNPQESAQPLVSSHAVYHNRKSGISLIEQHFPPALGSDSSLLDFSIISDQTVVYDWTSFQSESLDSDQPERLVVPPELVKLSNAEILAKLKEHGEDTGPVTATTRSVYLNLLARLLKDDGSSAAERLSRKQGQGKNDFHYELAGVLNGTTPILDRCNLEMQMVSQFQKPDPKRKWREGKLKSSFNYLLLDPRVSRDLPSRYPNLTHLETLTTFVSAIFYVGKGKRSRPYAHFEEALHHKNKTMAKKPGKKVLHILDIWSGGMGVISLHIFQNVIPVEAYTREACMIDALGLTRLTNAKRGDYYGVSHSWTASKKRQVGVHLLHKACQIFLMEGERQIRQSDIVSGQ; from the exons ATGGCTTCTTCGTCATGCAGACTTCTTCAACTGAGACAGGCTCGGACTCTAGTTGAGGCCGTCACAGATGAAAATGTCAG TTTGATTATCAGCCTACTGGAGGAGGGTAGTGCTGCTCCAAATCTCATCTTGCCATCAGAAGGCGTTAGCCCGTTCCATCTCGCTGTTGGATCAGAGTCCAGACATGCACTGCACATGACATTGCTGTTCTTGGAGCATGGAGGAGATCCTAATGTAAG GTCAACGGAGGGATTGACCCCGGTCCACGTGGCAGCGTCGTGGGGGCGTTTCCAGGCCCTGGAGGTGCTGCTGCGCAACGGTGGGGACCCGTCCCTTCAGGATGAGGATGGGAACACGGCCAGCAGCATGGCCAGGACCAACGGCCACTGGGATTGCATCAATCTCCTTGAGTCTTGGCTTGTCGACTTGGAGGAgggtgaggaggaggaagaggaggaggcaTTGGTAGACACCAGACAGATGAGAGAAGAGTTGGAAATGGCGCCGTCATCCTGGCAAACTTTATCTCGCGAAAATACATCAG GCTCGGATCCCTACAATGAAAATGACTGGCAGTCTTTCTCAAGAGACGAATCCACCCAGGGCTGTACGATTGAGACAACTCATAGCCAGCTTTCTCCCACCTCAAGAAGCAACCAGGAAGCGTACAACGTCACCAACGATGCAACCTGGAGTCCTTGCTCAGTCACTAGTTCTATCATCAGTTCCACAGACGGAGACACGGTGACGAAATCGTGTTTGAATGATCTTGACACAGTCAGGGATGAAGATAGTGTGGACTGGGAAATAATGTTCCCTAAGCATGAGACTGCCCTCACAGACACATTGACATCTTCCTACGTAGAAAACACCCTTGATTGTGCACTTGAGTCATTTAGCATCAGTAATTACAGTCTAAGGAGTCGTAACAGTTCGTCACCATCAGGGAACAGTTCAAGCACAAAACAAGTTGTCCAGTCTGAGTGTCCCAGCAATGTGTCAAACGTTGTCGTTGCTCATGAGTCCCCATACCGTAGTGACTGCAATGACAACTGCCTCAGTGATGATGGGAGTCCACAGGAGAAAGTAATAGACAGAGAGGGAAGCATTGACTCTAATGACAGTAAGGATTTGTCTGACTCGAATGcggaaaatgataacaatgcaTCTTGGGGTGACGGGATGCATGGGGGCATTGGTTTGGATGTCACCTCGCCAGATCACACCGTGTTCTTTTCCAAAGCAAAAGCAAGGGACCGGAGGAGAACTATGGCGACTTCCCTCCACCGTCCTCTGCCACACCTCTCACAAGCGGAAGACGATTATGAGGAGGAATCTCCTGACTCTTACTCCAGCTCCAGCCCTGAAGATGCCATCAGTGATGAAGAATCCCAACTGTCGGATGACCCACAAGATGCAGAGAGATGTGGGCAGGAAGCTGCAGGACACTTATGTGTGGGGTCAAGTGAAGTGCCTGCTGCACAAGATCAAACACCTCCGACTGAATCGGCTGCATCTGGTCCTGAGATATCGGTCAATCCTCTCTCAGAAGATGCTTCAGGTCCATCAGAAGAGACCCATCCAGAATCATCAGACTCCTCCGCGATATCCTTTCACACTGCAGTCGATCCCGAGCAAAACCCACAGGAAAGTGCCCAACCGTTGGTGTCCTCCCACGCTGTGTATCACAATCGAAAATCTGGCATATCACTCATAGAGCAACACTTCCCGCCCGCTTTGGGAAGCGATTCTTCTCTGCTGGACTTCAGCATAATCAGTGACCAGACAGTGGTTTATGACTGGACCTCATTTCAGTCAGAGAGCCTGGACTCAGACCAGCCAGAGAGACTAGTGGTACCACCAGAACTGGTGAAGCTATCCAATGCAGAGATTTTGGCAAAGTTGAAGGAACATGGTGAGGACACTGGTCCAGTAACTGCAACGACACGCTCAGTATACCTTAATCTCCTGGCGAGGCTTTTAAAAGACGATGGCAGCAGTGCTGCAGAGCGGTTGAGTCGGAAGCAGGGACAAGGGAAAAATG ACTTTCACTACGAGCTTGCTGGGGTACTAAACGGCACGACGCCCATCCTGGACCGCTGCAATCTGGAGATGCAGATGGTGAGCCAGTTCCAGAAGCCTGATCCAAAGAGGAAGTGGAGGGAGGGCAAACTCAAGTCCTCTTTCAACTACCTGTTGCTTGATCCGAGGGTGTCCAGGGATCTACCAAGTCG ATACCCCAACCTGACTCATTTGGAGACACTAACAACATTCGTCTCTGCCATCTTCTATGTGGGAAAGGGCAAGAGGTCGCGACCTTATGCTCACTTTGAAGAAGCTTTGCATCACAAGAACAAGACCATGGCCAAGAAG CCCGGTAAGAAAGTTCTCCACATCTTGGACATCTGGTCGGGAGGAATGGGCGTTATATCTCTCCACATCTTCCAGAACGTCATCCCCGTGGAGGCGTATACGAGAGAGGCGTGCATGATCGATGCCCTCG GATTGACACGGTTGACAAATGCCAAGCG